The following nucleotide sequence is from Chelmon rostratus isolate fCheRos1 chromosome 11, fCheRos1.pri, whole genome shotgun sequence.
TAAATCTTCAGGGGAATTTCTTTAGATATCCTGACCTGGATGATCGACAGTCTTTATGACAGCTGAGTGTGCATGAACGATACCAAAGTGAAACCATAGAAATATTACAATCTCTAAATCATTAAGTGATGATGTTATGGGTAGCAATGATGAGTTTATATTCTCATGGGGCTTGATTATATATGCTCTTAATTCTGACAAAAAGCACAGAATTCAGCTTTGTACAATTGCAGTCATTGACAGTGTTTATGTAAAATATAGCCTAGTTTGATCTTTCATTCCTTGACCTTTTATGAAGCTCACATATATATTTATGCCATTGTATATgcaacaaaatgtcacattgaAATGAACCGATTCCTTTTCTCTTTATGTAATGAGGCTGAAACATCACAGTTACCTTGCTTTGAACTGGAAACATGTTCTGTCAGAAGATGTGGGCACACTGGCCATGCGTGCCCAGGTTTCTAGAGGTTCTGCCCCTGCTCTCTAATGGGATTTTCCTAGCGGCAGCCTGGCCAAGTAGAACACACTGAGTCAAATGGGACTGCAGTTAAGCTCCTTAGGGTCTGGCTAATTTAGGTTGGAGGGATTGACACTAAACAAGCAACTGagaaaaacagtatttttatcCCCTTTGTCTTACCAGGGTGCCCTGGCTGCCTATCAGCACTGCATTCTCCTGCATTTGCTCCCTTCCAGATATACTGTCAGTACACTGCATTCCTGCAACTCATTTCCCGACAagcacctgaatgcaccatgaaAGAGTTGTTTCCCTTATTCCCTGATTGCAACCACAATACCATGCAATGATAACATACCTTGAACATTTAAAGCAACCAGGTGTCGACTGTGATGGATTTGGATTACAACCCGAAGCAAGTGTCAAGTTTGCAAGTTGACTTCCATTCTGCACTGACATGACTTAAACCCAGTGGTTTTGGGAGTTTGTGTGAAAACCTAAAGcactgaaagaaaatcattaGTTAAGTTAAATCTTCATATAAGAAAGCTGTACTTAATTTTGCTGGATAAATACTGCTACATAAATAACATGATTTACAGAAATACTTTTCTCAAGTGCTCTAAACTCTGTTCGAGTTCAGGTATATTGCAGTTTCAGGTCTGGTTGACTGACCTGAATTAGTCTCTTTGTGGTTTGAGTGCCATTGTAATAATAAGGTTGATTGACAGGCTAAATGTTTTGCTGCACTATCAGTATCTTTACAGGATTTTTCACATAgtcacagctgaaatgattatgaatatatatataagataaaTGCTGAAATGAAGCTTTCCGGTCACACATTCAGTATTGCTGTACTATTTTTacatgatctctctctctctctgtctctgttcatattacagtaaatatacaCTAAACATGACTAAACATATAATGGTAAATGCTTTGCGGAAGTCTCCTCTAAGGCAATTTAAGttgttaaataaatcaaattaaaggaTCTGTGTGTGGCGCCCTGGTGATCCCTGTAAGCAAGTGAGGGCATAGCGTGGTTATCATGTGGAAATCCCTGACGTTGGTGTCTTATTCTAGTTTCTAGTCATCTGTGCCATTAGCCAAAGGTTAAATGAACAATAGAACCTGCTTAACTCTAGCTTAACTAGGTTCTTATCACACCTGGGCTACTAAACATACTCTGAAACAGTCTAAGTGGGCTCTTGAATGCTCCTTAGCAGGAGCAGTTCAGGCATGACTTTTGCTTGGGCTAAATGATTGACATTGAGCAATAGGAAAACTTTTTCTCCCCTGCTACTTTGTCCTCAGGAAATCAAAAGAGGAGTATGAAGAGGAAATGTCCAAGAGGCTGCAATTAGAGGAAGAGGTTGGTTCCACTTCCAGCAGCTGCCCTGATAAGCCAATGGCAGAAAGCAGAGGAGCCCAGAATACCACCTCTGCTCCAAGCCAACAAAGCAGCGCTGCCAAGGTAAGGCATCAGGAGCTGTGTGAGCCAAATAGGACCTGTGCACCAGCCAAACTATGGCTAAACTCCTGAAACCcatgaggctttttgtgcaacATACACCAAAAAGACACCTCTGATATGAAAAATGGGGTGGGATCTGCAAATCCTGCTGCATATCTGTGTTACCTTAGTTGGATCACTGATCATTAACTCAGACTTAGCTGCTAGTGCTTAATCGTTATTGCCAACATCCCTTTTGCCCTGAAAGTCACATCTCTCCATTATAATGTGACACTGTCTCCAATGTGCTGTTTATTCCATGCCAAGGCCAAAGCTGAGGGGAAtagcgacagcagcagcagcaatggtCACCACACCCTACTGGTGAACGGAAACACTGCCAATGAGTTAAACCTGGTAACTCAACATGTAGTAACATTTGAATTGGTGGCTTAATAAAAAGTACACGACAGTTTGTTGCCCAATCTAAGGATGCATTCATATCAAAATGTATCAAATGTGGGTTGAAAATCAAGTTCCTTTGGTTAGGTGTTAACAGGTGAGCATCAGGCCTTTTCTTTGATACCAGAATGCGTGTGGTACACACATAGATATGACTGCATCCTGAGGGCAGATAGTAACTTTTCAGTTTCATAGTCTGCATAGAAGGTTGGCCATGCAGTGTGTAGCTTTGTAGTTTTAAAGCCTGTACATTTGGTTGTTAATCTAGTATCAATAGATTAAATACAATTAGAAAATGTGACTTATCCTTTTCAGTATCCAGAAATGTTCTCCAATCACGAGAATGTTTGTGCAAGTCTACAATCCGATgactgatgctgtgtttttgtcatctgTAGAACATGTATTAAAGCTTGAGATTCCCTCCAGGTCAACAGCAAACCTGTCAGAATACAAGAGGGCAAGGCGGCTGCTccaggaggtggagatgagaaGATTGCGCCGAATAGCAGCTCCACGTCCAAACCCACACCAGGTAACTCAGAAGAGCTTCAAACTCTTCGCCACCATCTCTCCAAATCTGAGCTCTTCTTCCCTTTGTCTTATTGAAACTCTCTACCAGTGTGGATGAATTCAACACTTCATACATTTCAAGTATTAAGTGGAGATTGATAGTTTCTTATTGTTTGTCTAGTAAATAAGCCACATGAGCAGTGCTATTAATTTTATTATACTAATATTCTTTTTTATAGAAATATTGTTTCGTAAGAGACAACCAATCTGAGAAAGCTGCAAGTTACCAAACTctgatttgaatgtgtgtgagcagcttgTGGCAGTAACGGTGTGGAGTCCAGAGTCCTTCCAGCTGTGAAAGCTCCAGTGAAGTCTGGTGTAGCCCCCGTCAGCCTCGGTCCTGAGACCaaggagcagagcagcagcagccgggcTGCAGCCGAGGCGTGGCTGGAGGAGGCGCACAGGGAGGCTGGATTCGCTAAGCCATATACTGTGAGTCTGTGAGCCTGCTTCACCTGTGAGATGCAGGATGCTTCATGTGTGATGTGGCCAAATCTTGCTGTACCTGTAAGGTAATTGTCATCAGAGACAAAGTGTAAGAGCCAACGGAATTGTTTTCCCACTTCAGTGTCcagccttttgtttgtattgcaGGTTGttcctctttccctttctttaaAAGCACAGTTGTGGGAAACcaagttctgttttgttttcttttttcttacagCACCTATTAGTGCCCAAAAATCCTAAATTTTCTCCTATGTCActgttttaaaatatatatatatatgcacacatactgtatatactgtgtacaTTCACTTGTGAATTAAAACATCAGCTATGAGCTGGGAGGAAACCCCAGCAACAGCTTAATTGTAAGCAAAATAGTGGAAAAGACAACTGGACAGGATTGCTCATGTTTGCTTGTACATGGTTTGCATTGCACTCCTCCTgtttcaccttcacctccacgTCCGCCCCCCCAGGAGCTGTCAGCCTCTCAGcaggagcagctccagcagagggcagcataTCTGCGTCAGCAGAGGGACAAACTGCATGCACTGAAAAAGGAACAGCAGAAACCCAAGCAGACAACCACACCAGAGGAGGCACCCCCCACCACCCCGGTAACTACAGCCTGTTGTATCTCCCttcacagagaggtcagaggtcagggccCCCTGCCCGCCTGGTGTAGGACCCTATTATAAAACTACAGATAATTTTAGGTTAACACTGGCTTTGAGTTGTGTCTCTGTTCTAACAGTAATCACTTTGTCAGGACCTAATAATTTTGATTTACAATCcatacttttcatttgtttttccttttaattcCTAAACTACATTATTCCTTTCACCAGATTTTCTTTAACCCCACATTTTTCCAcctgatttttctttctttttcttggcaTGATCATTGTGACTTATTCATTGGGTTCTTCTTCATTTCCCTCTGCCTGTATTCTGTCCCGTCCTGGCCTGTCAGGAGGCAGTGGGGCAGCCCCAGAGGAATGGGGCCCGtaccccctctcctcttcctcttcatcctcctccagcaccacaCTCTCCTAACTCCTCCAAACAGAAGGTGATCCATCAGCTGCGTCTGCCTCTTCAGCCTCCATCCCTCAAGCACAGAGGACTAGGCTGCAGCCTGAGCTCGTTTACTCCACTTAATTGCTCGTTAAAGCGACAAAGTGAAGAAACTTGAGGTCTCATtcacactgtgaaatgaaaTCACACCCACTGAAAAGCTATTTGTATGCTTAAGGTTTTGAAGTGAACGCTAGCATCGTAATTTATCAACATCTCATCTTAAGATGCATAAAGCTTTTTAAATATGTGATTATTTGAAGCCAGtttgaaaacctgaaaataagGGTGCAGCATAACCACATTCCCAGTAGTCtagcagctgcttttgtttagCTTTCTGGCTACTACATGTATAAACGTGTGCTTGGTTGTGTTTTAGTAATTTTTCCCACTGCTTTTTCACTCCCTCTGCATTTTGTTTCAAGCCACTGGTGGTGATGATTATCTCATCTTTCCGTTTGTTAACCCCCCTGCTTGGTCTGGTCTCTTTACGCAGGAGATATCTGCcgaggagaggaagaagctgcagaagagAAAACATCTGGCTGACAAGCTGAAAGAAGAAGTGATTAAGAAATAACTCCCCCTCCAAACGTCGATATTCTCATTCATATCTTCTGTTTGTTCCAATAATCAAACACATGGCTCCCTTTGCACAGCGAGTGAATTCACTTTATGTAACACAGGTCAGGCTTCTtccaaagaaacagaaaaagtctgAGGTCTTCCTTCCTAAGAGttctttccatttctgtctACGGCAAAAGAAGGTGCATCTCCCTTTATACTGTGGATGTATCGGTGTGTGGCTCTCAAGTATTCTGTGAGACAGTTGCACCAGTATGACTGAGCAAGTTCAGAACATGTCAGGCCACCTGAAATGCACTCAGACCAGTGAGTGCTTTTCAGTGCTAGAAGACTTCCCGATGGCTTTTacctgatttttttcttcacattgcAACACACACCTGGGCTGTGTCCAAAGCACTCCTGGGTTGCCACAGTGTGCACTACACACTTACTTTACTGACGTTGTGGATTCTAAGTGTAAAATTCCCACTTTGGAATGAAAATCATAGtcacagcatgcacaatacaATGCTGCATATTCATAGATGGGTACATGTTAATTATAAAACACTTAACTGGTCAGTAATGGTGAAAAAGCATGATTAAGAACTAATTTTCCTGCTCATTATAAACTATTATCTTGGGAGCAGTGACCAAAGGAGTGATTTTGGACATATCCCTGAGCTTGTTTCTCTGTAGACAACAGAAATGGGCCATGTGGTGAAACACGCTCAACATTAGGCACAACATTAAGCGTTGCTGCTGGTGAAAGGCTTGATTGGCAGAGTCCTGTGTTGAGGTGAAGGTAACATTAGCTAGCACACGTTTACAGTCTTGTTCTCCACTGCTAGCATTCCCAGAGAGACGTCAGCTGTTACCACGTAGCTGATAACACCGTAGCAGCTCATACTAGTCAAAGAGCGCTGTGGAAGTTGTCAAGAAGAACATGCTGTCATGTGTTCATAAAGAGGCCAAGAGAACAGTGTCGCTTTCTATGAGGAATTCAGTATTTCATGTATGCCGTTTAATAAATCGCATTTTATAGAAATGACCTTGACTCcagactttgtgtgtgtaaaaaccATAAAGCTTCAGCCAGGTGGTAGGTAGCTTCTCTCTAATCTATAAAAAGGGCTTTTGGTATTATGCAGAGCCAAATGGGATTTATTaccatatttttttcatttgtttgtacCTTTCCTGAGCACAGACAACTGCATGAGTCATTTTCCTGGTACGAAAACATGTCTACATACTGGCAATTCCTTGCTGTAGAATAAGCTCTTACaacaaggaaaaagaaaaaaaaacatagggCACTATATAATGAAATGGATATATCCTGAAATTTCCACAAAGTAAATATCTAATATCAAAAACATATAATATTCAAGTTTGGGAGATTTGATCAAATACAACCATCCGGAATCAAGTGAAAATCTTTTGAAATTTTGTAACTCCAATTGCCAAATGGGTGAATTAAAACAACGTTCAAAGTTCAATGTCAGGGTCACATTTAATTTCAAAACTTATCAAATAAATTCATACAAATGTTAAGAATGGATAGTGGTAGTAAATGCACTTGGTACAAATTCATCAAGGGAGAGCAAAAACAGTCAGTTGTTGGGTGACGCGAACACACAGGAGGAAAGACAATTCGCTGCTTATGTACTGTTGAACTCCTGAAAAGCACATTGGCAATAATGATTTTACTTGTGCTACCCTGCTGCTTGTGGTTTAACTCTTATGTTCTAGACAAAATCTGTATGATATAGCATTTCTTAGCAAATGTTGATTCCCTTCATCTGCCTGTCAGTGTGCCTGTGGTGAGACCAGAGAGAGGACACAACATGAGTCAAGTCTCATTGCCTTCTGACATTGTCAAACgtatgtgttgtgtctgaaatACTCCACACTGATTTAAAAACTTGCACTGCATGGACTCTGGGGTTAAATAATCTTTGTCTTAACTAATAAAAACAGCTCATCCAATCATGGAGTTTGAATCAAACTGGAGATAAATCTTTTTGATCTGCCGGTGTTTTTACAGACAAGCCAAAAAATTGAAATTAGACagaaactgtggaaaaaagCTAAATACTTCCGATCTGGATCAAAGTGAAAATTCTGGACCTTCAAACTGGAATAAAAGCCCCTGACACCTCAAGCCCCCAACAGCTCAGCAGAATCATTCTCCATTCAGTAATAAATTCAGTGAGATGTTTCACCATCTAGCAGTGTTACAGTGCACAGACAAGATGGGGAGCTTTTGTTTCTGATGCAAGTTGAACTCTGAACCTGAGATCTGTCTGAGAGAAGGGTGCCAAGAGCTGAACCTCCTGAAACAAGCGTGTGCACTAAATCTACTCTAAGCACACCAACAGCTCAGGTTTATCACccagtcaaaagaaaaactggGCTGCGTGTGCATCATAATGAGGCCACGAAAATACAAAACTCCAGACATCCTCAACATGTTGGCTGCAAAAATGACTTTACTGCAGTTTTAATACGTTATTCTTAAAACCAGCATTTGCAACTTCTCCGCATTTTACATTGAATCAAATGAACTGGACTGAAAGGGTGAACAGTGACCCCCACCTtttgtgcaacaacaacaaaaatacacagttaGGTAGGTATCTCTCTCCCCTTTTAAAATCAGGTCAGGGgcaaatgattaaaaagaaaaataataacatcTGTACAGTACTTTTTAACAAAGTCATGAAATACAGGATTTCTGGCGAACGCAGTCCTGTGTGTGAGACgtcgtgtgtgtttttgtgtgtgccttGGCCAAACTGACGCCATGGCTTTTGAAGGTTTGAGTCCTGCTCCTCTGGCTCTAAGCTGAGTTTTCATCCTGGTACATTTTGTCGTTTGTCACCTCTCTTGTCTCTCAacactttgtttatttcttctaTGTTGCCTAGATCCCGCTATCCCCGACAAAAGTGAACAGTTCTGTGGCAGGGAGGCACACACTACTTCAGCCAGTCAAGCTTTCTATCACTATGACGGCTAGTCCTGCTAGCCTGACTGGCCTGCTGAACAGTTCATACACTGGCTGGTTGTGTTCTggcttcctctgtctctggagCTCACTGGTTCGGGTTCGACAAGGATGAGGAGAAAGTTCAAATGAGGACGTGTGAGGGTTCCTGCGGGGTTGCTGTAGTACCGCAGCTTccttgctgctgttgctatagCAACAGAGCAGAGTTGGGAACCGCCTTGGCACTGTTATTTCCACCGCAGCCTCTCCCGTCAGTACGTAGGAtggtggatgaggaggagaaagttgTTCAGAAGGAGGTCAGAActgggagagcaggagagtgttatgaaagagaggagggatgagtTTGCCAGGGGTCAATGAGTTTCTCCTCAGGACAAAGAAAGGAGAGTTTGGGTTCTctcagaggaggctgttggtAAGGGGAAGAAGTAAAATCAACAGGCTGAAGGAACAGACTGATCTGACTTTTTTCCAACTTCTTCCActgagggagaaaagaggagcagagatcAGGAGGGACTGAGTGAGGTGGGAGCTCGTCTTTGCCCGTCTCCTCGGTGAGACTGACAGGTGGCACAGGCTGGCCAAGGACCAATGAGAAGaccagaggagggaggatgggagggaCTCAGTGTCCGTCCACTGCGACCAAACAGAGGACAATTAGCCTTAAGAGCTCAAACGAGGCCGCTTCCTTGGAGActgctcttcctcatcttcttcctcttcatcctcatcgtcAGGGTAGTCCACCAAACCAACCAGAGCAGTCTAAGAGAAGCAACAAAGAGtgacaaaaatgcacacatgcccAGCTTATGTAAGACAAAGCACCGACTTCTGCAGgtgctgtctgtccatcatgATCTGGTTTCATTGCTGCGCAGGGAGGAATTAGGCTACCCAGGGATGTTACAAAGTTTTCTGAAAAACTAAgatgagctttaaaaaaaacccttggACGCTAAGTACTACTTGTTTGCTTAGGACTATTCTCATTCACCAGCCTAACCTGACACAGTTGTAGTTTCACTTAAATTCTTACAAATTAGTCTGACAAATGACAtgactgagagaaaataaagactttGCGTTGCTGCTAATGAAGCCTGTGTTACTGTCTCACAATTGAAGGACAGCTTTGCGTGACAGATAAAACTGGATACATGCTGTGcaacaaatagaaaacatttgtttctgGTATATCATCAAAGGTTGTATATCAGTTTGACAGTTCAACAGTTTGATGGTGACAATGATGATGGCTAAAAAGTGGCTGCAGACAGGAGGGTTTAGTAAATAACTGGATCTCAATTTCCCAGCACTATTTGTAAAGCTGTATTACCTTCACGACTGGTGTGGCGGGAAGAGCAACTGTTTTGACTGAGGAAGCTGAACTGTTGTTCGGAGTGACGGCTGGTGAGGCAGGTGGAATTACAGCAGTTTTCCCGTTGTTGGCACCATTAGCTCCGTTGGCAgctcctgcagaaacagagactGTAAATATTAGACTTACTGTTGCAATCAGGGGGCAAAGTTTCAAGGAAGATACATACAGTAATATTAAAACAGCTCACCTTTTTTGGCTTCCATGTACTTGCCGTAGCTGTCTGAGAAGTCATCCTCCATTCTGCTCTTCTCCACAgcctctccatcatcatcatcgtcgtcgtcatTGAACCACAACTCCTCATCCTCGTCCAACGACCGCGCATCTCTACGATATCTACAGGGGAAAAAATTGTTTTATGAAGTACAGCTATGGACAGAAAAAGgtgatggggaaaaaaattcCTTCACATATGGGGGAGCACTGGGACAAAAAGGTCACTGCACTGTCTTGATCAGTCTACTCACCTGTTGAGTCTCTGACTCTGCCTGTCTTTTTCCTGCTCATACCGGCCTTTCAGGCCCTTAAAAGTCTGGACGTACTCAATGGATTCAAGTGCTTTGTAGAAGTTATCCACAATGTGAGCTATGAGAGACTTGATGTCCTCCTGGAAAGAGAAGATATGgtggaaaatgacaaacaatccACTTTCAGtgccacatgcacacattctaTACTAATCAACACTTTTCATTAAGGTATATTTTACGTGTCTACACACCACTTTAATGAATTCAAAGAGCTCTATGATGGCTGAGTTGAGGAGGTTGTATCGGGTGCCATTGTCCAGCAGGGCGTTAATGACAGGCTCAAACAAGTTCCCTTTGATGATGTAGCGGTTGTAGTACTCATCCTTCAGACCAATTATCCTGCGCATGAAACGCAGGGCACCTTGAACAAACAGACAACTTGGTAAGAAATGAAGTGGTTTGGTTTTCCAAATGTCTTCACTGGTAAGAGCTTGGATATATAAAGTATGGTTAAAAATCTGTACAGTTAGAAAAAGTTTATTGAGAGAGTAAGTTAACCAATGacagaacacagagaggagacaaagtAGCAGAAAGGTgtgaggtgtgtgcatgtgtgtgtgagcaataTGTGTATGTGGAGACTTACAAAGAGCAAGAAAGGTGTGTTTTGAGTTCATGAGCACCAGCACTCTCCTGAGCAGGTCTTTGTTCATGATGTAGGTCTTGATGTGATAGGTGTGGTGCTCCACACAGAAGGTCAGAAGCTCCAGGATCAGTGCCAGAAGCTGAGCAGTCTGGAAGTtgtctgcacaaaaaaaaaaaacaaagctactTCACACCAGGACATTTCAAATATGCAATGCAATATTTTCAAAATGCACATGCAGTTGCAGACTTCTAGTTGTTCAAGTTAAAGCAAGTGTGAAATCAAAgtccattttttaaacaaaacaacatttttgtttttcatatgatgttaaaaaataatcttttttctGATGGGTGCAGGTGATATAAATGTCAGACtaaagcaaaattaaaatgttactATCTGTCC
It contains:
- the cfap36 gene encoding cilia- and flagella-associated protein 36 isoform X1 — translated: MAEDDCEWVVESIVGYLGSPEWVIPVTDFMENKCTVFDDEDENKLSYTEIHVQYKKLVEKLLDNYMQEVGINEQQFLDACTSPFAKSKTLQSVFQPVLATDDFQMFRSLMVQKNMELQLQALRVIKERNGALPECLTDGVDVMTELQQQEMKILQEVLKKSKEEYEEEMSKRLQLEEEVGSTSSSCPDKPMAESRGAQNTTSAPSQQSSAAKAKAEGNSDSSSSNGHHTLLVNGNTANELNLVNSKPVRIQEGKAAAPGGGDEKIAPNSSSTSKPTPACGSNGVESRVLPAVKAPVKSGVAPVSLGPETKEQSSSSRAAAEAWLEEAHREAGFAKPYTELSASQQEQLQQRAAYLRQQRDKLHALKKEQQKPKQTTTPEEAPPTTPEAVGQPQRNGARTPSPLPLHPPPAPHSPNSSKQKEISAEERKKLQKRKHLADKLKEEVIKK
- the cfap36 gene encoding cilia- and flagella-associated protein 36 isoform X3, producing the protein MAEDDCEWVVESIVGYLGSPEWVIPVTDFMENKCTVFDDEDENKLSYTEIHVQYKKLVEKLLDNYMQEVGINEQQFLDACTSPFAKSKTLQSVFQPVLATDDFQMFRSLMVQKNMELQLQALRVIKERNGALPECLTDGVDVMTELQQQEMKILQEVLKKSKEEYEEEMSKRLQLEEEVGSTSSSCPDKPMAESRGAQNTTSAPSQQSSAAKAKAEGNSDSSSSNGHHTLLVNGNTANELNLVNSKPVRIQEGKAAAPGGGDEKIAPNSSSTSKPTPACGSNGVESRVLPAVKAPVKSGVAPVSLGPETKEQSSSSRAAAEAWLEEAHREAGFAKPYTELSASQQEQLQQRAAYLRQQRDKLHALKKEQQKPKQTTTPEEAPPTTPEISAEERKKLQKRKHLADKLKEEVIKK
- the cfap36 gene encoding cilia- and flagella-associated protein 36 isoform X2, whose protein sequence is MAEDDCEWVVESIVGYLGSPEWVIPVTDFMENKCTVFDDEDENKLSYTEIHVQYKKLVEKLLDNYMQEVGINEQQFLDACTSPFAKSKTLQSVFQPVLATDDFQMFRSLMVQKNMELQLQALRVIKERNGALPECLTDGVDVMTELQQQEMKILQEVLKKSKEEYEEEMSKRLQLEEEVGSTSSSCPDKPMAESRGAQNTTSAPSQQSSAAKVNSKPVRIQEGKAAAPGGGDEKIAPNSSSTSKPTPACGSNGVESRVLPAVKAPVKSGVAPVSLGPETKEQSSSSRAAAEAWLEEAHREAGFAKPYTELSASQQEQLQQRAAYLRQQRDKLHALKKEQQKPKQTTTPEEAPPTTPEAVGQPQRNGARTPSPLPLHPPPAPHSPNSSKQKEISAEERKKLQKRKHLADKLKEEVIKK